The following coding sequences lie in one Actinomyces capricornis genomic window:
- the clpX gene encoding ATP-dependent Clp protease ATP-binding subunit ClpX, with protein MARNAESVDLLKCSFCGKSQKQVKKLIAGPGVYICDECIELCNEIVDEELSDSGAGVPLELPKPQEIFDFLNQYVIGQEAAKRAMSVAVYNHYKRVQVRERSVAEGDGLELGKSNILLLGPTGTGKTHLARTLARLLDVPFAIVDATALTEAGYVGEDVENILLKLIQAADGDVKRAEKGIIYIDEIDKIGRKAENPSITRDVSGEGVQQALLKIIEGTTASVPPGGGRKHPHQEFLEIDTTNVLFIAAGAFAGIEDIVRQRQRKESGSQFVGFGADLSASRDEDVFSSPVRPEDLHKFGLIPEFIGRLPVIATVQNLGVPELVRVMTEPKNALVSQYQYLFSLDGVELELTEEAIEAVASLALERQTGARGLTSIVEEVLGQAMFEVPSMPEVGRVVVDADAVRGQGRPRYEAGSGTLRAASKAGERTRTA; from the coding sequence GTGGCACGCAACGCTGAGAGCGTCGATCTGCTCAAGTGCTCCTTCTGCGGCAAGAGCCAGAAGCAGGTCAAGAAGCTCATCGCCGGTCCGGGGGTCTATATCTGCGATGAGTGCATCGAGCTGTGCAATGAGATCGTCGATGAGGAGCTCAGCGACTCCGGTGCGGGCGTCCCCCTGGAGCTGCCCAAGCCCCAGGAGATCTTCGACTTCCTCAACCAGTACGTCATCGGCCAGGAGGCCGCCAAGCGCGCCATGAGCGTGGCCGTCTACAACCACTACAAGCGGGTCCAGGTGCGCGAGCGCTCGGTGGCCGAGGGCGATGGCCTGGAGCTGGGCAAGTCCAACATCCTCCTGCTGGGACCCACCGGAACCGGGAAGACCCACCTGGCCCGCACCCTGGCCCGCCTCCTGGACGTCCCCTTCGCCATCGTCGACGCCACCGCCCTGACCGAGGCCGGGTATGTGGGCGAGGACGTGGAGAACATCCTGCTCAAGCTCATCCAGGCCGCCGACGGGGACGTCAAGCGGGCGGAGAAGGGCATCATCTACATCGACGAGATCGACAAGATCGGCCGCAAGGCGGAGAACCCGTCGATCACCCGGGATGTCTCCGGTGAGGGCGTCCAGCAGGCCCTGCTGAAGATCATCGAGGGCACCACCGCCTCCGTGCCGCCCGGCGGTGGGCGCAAGCACCCCCACCAGGAGTTCCTGGAGATCGACACCACCAACGTCCTGTTCATCGCCGCCGGCGCCTTCGCGGGTATCGAGGACATCGTGCGCCAGCGCCAGCGCAAGGAGTCCGGCTCCCAGTTCGTGGGCTTCGGCGCGGACCTGTCGGCCTCGCGGGACGAGGATGTCTTCTCCTCCCCGGTCCGGCCCGAGGACCTCCACAAGTTCGGCCTCATCCCGGAGTTCATCGGCCGTCTGCCGGTCATCGCCACGGTGCAGAACCTGGGCGTCCCCGAGCTCGTGCGGGTGATGACCGAGCCCAAGAACGCCCTGGTCTCCCAGTACCAGTACCTCTTCAGCCTCGACGGCGTCGAGTTGGAGCTGACCGAGGAGGCCATCGAGGCCGTCGCCTCCCTGGCGCTGGAGCGCCAGACCGGGGCTCGGGGGCTGACCTCGATCGTCGAGGAGGTCCTGGGCCAGGCCATGTTCGAGGTGCCCTCCATGCCAGAGGTGGGG
- a CDS encoding ATP-dependent Clp protease proteolytic subunit, which produces MTTRPYFEAIARQAERAAHSGQAGPLPSSRYVLPQFEERTAYGFKRQDPYAKLFEDRIVFMGVQVDDASADDIMAQLLVLESQDPDGLITMYINSPGGSVTALTAIYDTMQYIKPQVQTVCLGQAASAAAVLLAAGSPGKRLALPNARVLIHQPAQDSVHGQASDIEIIADEIDRMRAWLEDTLAFHTGRDRELIHKDLERDKFLSAQAALDYGIVDQVLTSRKAPASPHSS; this is translated from the coding sequence ATGACCACTCGCCCCTACTTCGAGGCCATCGCCCGCCAGGCCGAGCGCGCCGCGCACAGCGGCCAGGCCGGCCCCCTGCCCTCCTCCCGCTACGTGCTGCCCCAGTTCGAGGAGCGCACCGCCTACGGCTTCAAGCGCCAGGACCCCTACGCCAAGCTCTTCGAGGACCGCATCGTCTTCATGGGAGTGCAGGTCGACGACGCCAGCGCCGACGACATCATGGCCCAGTTGCTCGTCCTGGAGTCCCAGGACCCCGACGGGCTCATCACCATGTACATCAACAGTCCCGGCGGCTCCGTCACCGCGCTGACCGCCATCTACGACACCATGCAGTACATCAAGCCCCAGGTGCAGACGGTGTGCCTGGGCCAGGCGGCCTCCGCCGCCGCGGTGCTGCTGGCCGCCGGCAGTCCGGGCAAGCGCCTGGCCCTGCCCAACGCCCGCGTCCTCATCCACCAGCCGGCCCAGGACAGCGTACACGGCCAGGCCAGCGACATCGAGATCATCGCCGACGAGATCGACCGCATGCGCGCCTGGCTGGAGGACACCCTGGCCTTCCACACCGGGCGGGACCGCGAGCTCATCCACAAGGACCTGGAGCGCGACAAGTTCCTCAGCGCCCAGGCGGCCCTGGACTACGGCATCGTGGATCAGGTGCTCACCTCCCGCAAGGCCCCGGCCTCCCCGCACTCCTCCTGA
- a CDS encoding ATP-dependent Clp protease proteolytic subunit: MSELYTPAAPRAADGNGAGLGLTDSIYNRLLKERIVWLGSEVRDANANAICAQMLLLAAEDPERDIYLYINSPGGSVTAGMAIYDTMQYVQPDVVTVATGLAASMGQFLLSAGAKGKRYLTPHARVLMHQPSGGAGGSATDIRINADLIIKMKQELAEITAANTGHTVEQIIADSDRDHWFSAQEALEYGFVDHIVRSSREIGQQNGGN, encoded by the coding sequence GTGAGCGAGCTCTACACGCCTGCCGCACCCCGAGCGGCTGACGGCAACGGTGCGGGCCTGGGCCTGACCGACTCCATCTACAACCGCCTGCTCAAGGAGCGCATCGTCTGGCTCGGCTCCGAGGTGCGCGACGCCAACGCCAACGCCATCTGCGCCCAGATGCTGCTGCTGGCCGCGGAGGACCCTGAGCGGGACATCTACCTCTACATCAACAGCCCCGGCGGCTCGGTGACCGCCGGCATGGCCATCTACGACACCATGCAGTACGTCCAGCCCGACGTCGTCACGGTCGCCACCGGCCTGGCCGCCTCCATGGGGCAGTTCCTGCTCTCCGCGGGCGCCAAGGGCAAGCGCTACCTCACCCCCCACGCCCGGGTGCTCATGCACCAGCCCTCCGGCGGGGCCGGCGGCTCGGCCACCGACATCCGCATCAACGCCGACCTCATCATCAAGATGAAGCAGGAGCTGGCCGAGATCACCGCGGCCAACACCGGCCACACGGTGGAGCAGATCATCGCCGACTCCGACCGCGATCACTGGTTCTCCGCCCAGGAGGCACTGGAGTACGGCTTCGTCGACCACATCGTGCGCTCCAGCCGGGAGATCGGCCAGCAGAACGGGGGGAACTGA
- a CDS encoding cupin domain-containing protein, translating to MPTTGVSESLFSLGLSQALPISQDATTSRVVVNNDVLRTVMFTFDAGQELTEHASPRAVVVTILEGEMDFSVGGRTERMSAGDVLYLAPDDRHALTAVTACRMQLVMVAVGDRSHEG from the coding sequence ATGCCCACCACCGGCGTCAGCGAGTCCCTCTTCAGCCTGGGCCTGAGCCAGGCCCTGCCCATCAGCCAGGACGCCACCACCTCGCGCGTCGTGGTCAACAACGATGTCCTGCGCACGGTCATGTTCACCTTCGACGCCGGTCAGGAGCTGACCGAGCACGCCTCCCCCAGGGCCGTGGTCGTCACCATCCTGGAGGGCGAGATGGACTTCTCCGTCGGTGGCCGCACCGAGCGCATGAGCGCCGGCGACGTCCTCTACCTGGCGCCCGACGACCGCCACGCCCTGACGGCGGTGACCGCCTGCCGCATGCAGCTGGTCATGGTGGCGGTCGGGGATCGGAGCCACGAGGGCTGA
- a CDS encoding histidine phosphatase family protein has translation MARVFVVTPPQDVQQVQTLGAPVEDEDSSLSPQAVRDAQLVADRLQMLIPFDVTPALYTSDRSRDSQTMGLIAEAFGACPTYLSDLRAMGPLPPRIAAQGGAGALESDAVEAVGPATRPESLPLELGQDGLGRAHHGDRACRQEGPPAEVVASRREWVEQAYRAMATIESDPVDQRIVVTHGGAFSAVVAAWLRIPIEACCQMLFHAQHGSITVLEEDGEQDRVLRALGDTAHLMV, from the coding sequence ATGGCACGTGTGTTTGTTGTGACACCTCCCCAGGACGTGCAGCAGGTCCAGACCCTCGGCGCCCCGGTGGAGGACGAGGACTCCTCCCTGTCGCCCCAGGCGGTCCGCGACGCCCAGCTCGTCGCCGACCGCTTGCAGATGCTCATCCCCTTCGATGTCACCCCTGCCCTCTACACCTCGGACCGCTCCCGCGACTCTCAGACGATGGGCCTCATCGCCGAGGCTTTCGGCGCCTGCCCCACCTATCTCAGCGACCTGCGCGCCATGGGGCCCCTGCCCCCGCGGATCGCGGCGCAGGGCGGCGCTGGTGCTCTGGAGTCAGATGCTGTCGAGGCGGTGGGCCCTGCGACGCGGCCGGAAAGCCTTCCCCTGGAGCTCGGGCAGGACGGCCTGGGCCGGGCTCATCACGGTGATCGGGCGTGTCGCCAGGAGGGTCCGCCTGCCGAGGTCGTGGCCTCCCGGCGCGAGTGGGTGGAGCAGGCCTACCGGGCCATGGCGACGATCGAGTCTGACCCTGTCGACCAGCGGATCGTCGTCACCCATGGGGGCGCCTTCAGCGCGGTGGTGGCGGCCTGGCTGAGGATCCCGATCGAGGCGTGCTGCCAGATGCTCTTCCACGCCCAGCACGGCAGCATCACCGTGCTGGAGGAGGACGGGGAGCAGGACCGGGTCCTGCGCGCCCTGGGCGACACCGCCCACCTCATGGTCTAG